Proteins found in one Zea mays cultivar B73 chromosome 1, Zm-B73-REFERENCE-NAM-5.0, whole genome shotgun sequence genomic segment:
- the LOC103634616 gene encoding ribosome biogenesis protein BMS1 homolog, translating to MAPADGGGEQPHKAHRQHKSGAKARKKKGKGKGDAGDDAGGQQKNPKAFAFQSAAKAKRLQARSAEIEQRRLHVPIMDRSIGEPPPFVVVVQGPPQVGKSLLIKCLVKHYTKQNLPEVRGPITVVSGKSRRVQFVECPNDINGMIDAAKIADLALLLIDGSYGFEMDTFEFLNIMQVHGFPKVMGVLTHLDKFKDVKKLRKTKQRLKHRFWAEIKEGAKLFYLSGLIHGKYTKREVHNLARFISVIKPIQLSWRMAHPYLLVDRFEDVTPTESVRLNRKCDRTITLYGYLRGCNMKRGTKVHITGAGDFSLSGVTGLGDPCPLPSSAKKRGLRDKEKLFYAPMSGLGDLLYDKDAVYININDHLVQFSKSDENDAPKKQGKGKDVGVALVKTLQNPRYSLDEKLEQSFINFFGGRPAAQSKDSDAQGNVISASQDNQSDTNILQQVDDGNNSNAVTMESNEHSEGSSDSEGDNDDIQLRDRDVDLREEVEVCNGRLRRRAVSANFRDDFDDEGTDEDANDDEDSGDDQLSGDSASSADDSGEASDPEDELENTSKWKESLLARTMSRRSDNLMQLVYGLPSTKLGSVAEENDDSEANSSDDEFFRPKGQKQQAKNESPSFGDIDGEDCSKFFKAELKDWSNEDLIKSIRDRFVTGNWSKATLRGQDTDDRGEDDEEMYGDFEDLETGEVHMAQTDENVEAKDDPEVEERRLKKLAQRAKFDAQYDGSELSDDEVDDVKKKSRREQSNEGGYFDKLKEEMELRKQMNISELNDLDEETRVDIEGFRTGTYVRLEVHGVPFELVEHFDPCHPILVGGIGLGEENTGFMQASLKRHRWHRKVLKTKDPIIVSIGWRRFQTTPVYAIEDRNGRHRMLKYTPEHMHCFAMFWGPLAPPKSGVLAVQNLSNNQVPFRITATGWVQEFNNTARIVKKIKLTGTPCKIFKKTALIKGMFTSDLEVARFEGAAIRTVSGIRGQVKKAAKIEPGDMLKRKGENTEGIARCTFEDRILMSDIVFLRAWVNVEVPTYSNPVTTALQPREQTWQGMRTTAELRKAHNIPTPHNKDSVYKPIERKPRKFNPVEIPAKLQQLLPFKSKPKDTAKQKKAPVENRVPVIMQPSEKKTHAAIQQLRLIKHEKAKKKKIKEQQKKKAYEAEKAKTELLTKKRQREERRVRYREEDKQKKRARR from the exons ATGGCTCcggcggacggcggcggcgagcagCCGCACAAGGCGCACCGCCAACACAAGTCCGGCGCCAAGGCgcggaagaagaagggcaagggcaAGGGCGACGCCGGCGATGACGCAGGGGGGCAGCAGAAGAACCCCAAG GCTTTTGCATTTCAGTCAGCAGCCAAGGCGAAACGTCTACAAGCTCGATCAGCTGAGATTGAACAACGGCGTCTTCATGTGCCAATTATGGACCGTTCCATCGGTGAACCTCCTCCTTTTGTTGTTGTAGTTCAAGGACCTCCACAG GTTGGGAAGTCACTGTTGATAAAATGTCTGGTAAAGCACTACACCAAGCAAAACTTGCCCGAAGTTCGTGGCCCCATCACTGTTGTATCAG GTAAAAGTAGGAGGGTACAGTTCGTAGAGTGTCCAAATGATATCAATGGAATGATTGATGCTGCTAAAATAGCCGATCTCGCTTTATTGCTTATTGATGGAAGCTATGGATTTGAAATG GATACATTTGAGTTTCTTAATATCATGCAAGTCCATGGATTCCCCAAGGTGATGGGAGTGCTCACACACCTTGATAAATTTAAAGACGTGAAAAAACTCCGGAAAACTAAGCAGCGCCTTAAACATCGATTCTGGGCTGAGATAAAAGAGGGAGCAAAATTATTCTACTTGTCTGGTCTGATTCATGGAAA ATACACGAAAAGAGAAGTTCATAATCTTGCAAGATTCATCTCTGTAATCAAACCTATCCAATTGAGTTGGCGCATGGCTCATCCTTATTTGTTAGTTGATAGATTTGAGGATGTCACCCCTACAGAAAGTGTGCGGTTGAACAGAAAGTGTGACAGAACAATAACATTGTATGGTTATCTCCGTGGCTGTAATATGAAAAGAGGGACCAAG GTGCATATCACAGGGGCTGGTGATTTCAGCTTGTCAGGGGTGACGGGTTTAGGTGATCCTTGCCCTTTGCCATCATCTGCAAAGAAAAGAGGATTGCGTGACAAGGAAAAACTGTTCTATGCACCAATGTCTGGTCTTGGGGATTTGCTTTATGACAAGGATGCTGTTTATATTAATATCAATGATCATCTTGTTCAGTTTTCAAAAAGTGATGAAAATGATGCACCCAAAAAGCAAG GGAAAGGTAAAGATGTGGGTGTGGCCCTGGTAAAAACACTTCAAAACCCAAGATACTCCCTTGATGAAAAGTTGGAGCAAAGTTTTATAAATTTCTTTGGTGGGCGTCCTGCTGCTCAATCCAAAGACAGTGATGCTCAAGGCAATGTCATCTCTGCAAGCCAGGATAATCAGAGTGACACAAACATTTTGCAGCAAGTAGATGATGGTAACAATAGCAATGCAGTCACCATGGAGAGCAATGAACATTCTGAAGGCTCTAGTGATAGCGAAGGGGATAATGATGATATCCAGCTGAGGGATCGTGATGTTGACTTGAGGGAAGAAGTAGAGGTTTGCAATGGAAGATTGAGGCGAAGAGCTGTATCTGCTAATTTTCGAGATGACTTTGATGATGAG GGTACTGATGAAGATGCAAATGATGATGAGGATTCTGGTGATGACCAGTTATCTGGAGATTCTGCATCATCAGCAGATGATAGTGGAGAAGCTAGTGATCCAG AGGATGAACTTGAGAACACTTCAAAATGGAAAGAATCccttcttgcaagaacaatgtccCGACGGAGTGATAATTTGATGCAACTTGTCTATGGACTACCTTCAACAAAGCTAGGCAGTGTTGCAGAAGAAAATGATGATAGTGAAGCCAACAGCTCAGATGATGAATTTTTCAGACCAAAAGGACAAAAGCAG CAAGCAAAGAATGAATCACCGAGCTTTGGTGATATTGATGGTGAGGATTGCTCCAAGTTTTTCAAAGCAGAGTTAAAAGATTGGTCTAATGAAGATCTCATCAAAAGCATCCGTGATCGTTTTGTGACTGGAAATTGGTCAAAAGCTACTTTGAGAGGACAGGATACAGATGATCGTGGTGAGGATGATGAGGAAATGTATGGAGATTTTGAAGATCTTGAAACTGGTGAGGTACATATGGCCCAGACAGATGAAAATGTGGAAGCGAAAGATGACCCAGAAGTTGAAGAAAGAAGACTTAAGAAGCTTGCACAAAGAGCGAAATTTGATGCACA ATATGATGGTTCTGAGTTATCTGACGATGAAGTTGATGATGTTAAGAAGAAATCCAGACGAGAACAGTCCAATGAAGGGGGCTATTTTGACAAG CTAAAGGAGGAAATGGAACTACGCAAGCAAATGAATATATCTGAGCTCAATGACCTTGATGAAGAGACTCGAGTAGACATTGAAGGATTCAGGACTGGTACTTATGTCAGGTTAGAAGTACATGGTGTGCCATTTGAGCTTGTTGAGCATTTTGATCCTTGCCACCCCATTCTTGTTGGGGGGATTGGCCTTGGTGAGGAGAACACAGGATTCATGCAG GCTAGTTTGAAGCGCCATAGGTGGCACAGGAAAGTTCTGAAGACAAAGGATCCAATCATAGTTTCAATTGGTTGGAGGCGATTTCAAACAACCCCTGTGTATGCAATAGAGGATCGGAATGGTCGACACCGCATGCTGAAGTATACACCTGAGCATATGCATTGCTTTGCTATGTTTTGGGGACCACTTGCTCCACCGAAGAGTGGTGTATTAGCAGTCCAGAATCTTTCCAACAATCAG GTGCCATTTAGGATAACTGCAACAGGATGGGTTCAAGAATTCAACAATACTGCCAGAATTGTGAAGAAGATAAAGCTCACAGGCACACCATGCAAGATATTTAAGAAGACTGCACTAATCAAGGGAATGTTCACATCCGATTTAGAGGTTGCTAGGTTTGAAGGTGCTGCCATTCGGACTGTAAGTGGAATCCGAGGACAGGTTAAAAAG GCAGCAAAGATTGAGCCAGGAGATATGTTGAAGAGAAAAGGGGAAAATACAGAAGGAATCGCAAGATGTACATTTGAGGACAGAATTCTTATGAGTGACATTGTTTTCCTGCGTGCCTGGGTCAACGTTGAAGTTCCTACGTACTCTAACCCTGTGACCACTGCTCTGCAACCTAGAGAGCAGACCTGGCAAGGCATGAGAACAACTGCTGAGTTGCGGAAGGCACACAATATCCCTACCCCACACAACAAGGATTCAGTTTACAAG CCTATCGAGCGGAAACCACGCAAGTTCAATCCCGTCGAGATCCCCGCAAAGCTGCAACAGTTACTTCCCTTTAAATCTAAGCCTAAGGACACAGCGAAGCAGAAGAAAGCACCAGTTGAAAACAGGGTGCCTGTAATCATGCAGCCTAGTGAGAAGAAGACACACGCAGCTATACAACAGCTAAGGCTGATAAAACACGAGAAG GCAAAGAAGAAGAAAATTAAGGAACAACAGAAGAAAAAAGCATACGAGGCAGAGAAAGCCAAGACCGAGCTACTGACGAAGAAGCGCCAGAGGGAAGAGAGGCGTGTGAGATACCGGGAAGAAGATAAGCAGAAGAAACGTGCACGCAGATGA